From Apium graveolens cultivar Ventura chromosome 9, ASM990537v1, whole genome shotgun sequence, the proteins below share one genomic window:
- the LOC141683065 gene encoding uncharacterized protein LOC141683065 isoform X4 encodes MSGAMVEANPIEECAVHFKKKQECNHEEKAFCCQNDDQSEDIARSKTDAAAGRRNKNIDDALPLLECKTKDVSSSKDVSSGNQMLDIKARGFEKAPMEGLESSAENEVLHVIENNAFGQSEKGSRVESSYPAEVSGTLEENKINMLHEKGKQIILFGKNINESTSKSEDDSHDSVESSNSATLSSKEKKRRNFEKQLIVGSKRIKSLPQEAPTLTSSTKPDSSFVNWISNMVKGLVKANQDECPLALGLGHPRDRLNCYDQQNQACNNIQDPGRAHMGFQSMFRSLYCPKTIETARRPSDNPSVSAKESMESHKSFINVMPISFYRENDESCNKLLMDNNNSDHHTSGGNGGDPSIQTSSQPHILSVNNDSTPETSKTKSIEKKNLTTLTCSNEKEALRSIDTWLDKQKTVSFEDKSLHIPSEGEAMPNIFSKNDLSRSLWITRFSSRTPTPALDSDQCNNAEIKLEDSSGLIKHGHSNSSFSSRTPMGKDKLKYPTNLQASIGFNRVVEHNHKNPLCRIDSRPPTFKSLEPMASAFARRLEVLKSIPSVTRDDPTPFRIKCLYCGRSGHGLVSCSEVQKSDLVDLMKNISSNDAANGSDHRCIKCLQLGHLAISCSIASSSRQQQSHKNAPIHMYQTADTVKIYKSSEPYSSMLFTKESHCKVPSDHSTSSGHKTPGSERRVTCRDDVQNDNSSCYKGLEVKENQVSTLCKSISCDALNIFEAVRKLRLSRTDILKWMNLNRPLVHLNGYFLRLRLRKWETKLGGTGYYVACINELHREVMLSSSERSIFVSVGDIRCSVESQYISNHNFSEEELITWWNAIMKNGEIPALNDLRRKSEEKHKLGL; translated from the exons ATGAGTGGTGCCATGGTGGAAGCGAACCCTATAGAAGAATGTGCAGTGCATTTCAAAAAGAAACAGGAATGCAACCATGAAGAGAAAGCTTTCTGCTGTCAAAATGATGACCAATCTGAAGACATAGCAAGAAGTAAAACTGACGCAG CTGCAGGTCGGCGGAATAAAAATATAGATGATGCTCTGCCCCTGCTAGAATGTAAGACCAAAGACGTCAGTAGCAGTAAAGATGTTTCTAGTGGAAACCAAATGTTGGACATAAAGGCACGTGGCTTTGAAAAAGCACCTATGGAGGGGCTCGAGTCGTCAGCTGAAAATGAAGTACTGCATGTTATTGAGAATAATGCTTTTGGGCAGAGCGAGAAAGGATCTCGAGTGGAGAGCTCTTATCCAGCTGAAGTTTCTGGGACTCTCGAGGAGAACAAAATTAATATGTTGCATGAAAAAGGCAAACAAATAATTTTGTTTGGTAAGAATATTAATGAAAGTACATCCAAAAGTGAAGACGATAGCCATGACAGTGTGGAAAGTTCCAATAGCGCGACTTTATCTTCAAAAGAAAAGAAACGGAGAAATTTTGAAAAACAGTTGATTGTTGGGAGCAAAAGAATCAAAAGTTTACCACAAGAAGCTCCAACTTTGACATCTTCTACAAAACCAGATAGTTCTTTtgtgaactggatatcaaacATGGTTAAGGGCTTAGTTAAAGCAAACCAAGATGAATGTCCTCTTGCTCTTGGACTCGGTCATCCCAGAGACCGGCTTAATTGCTATGATCAACAAAATCAAGCTTGCAATAACATCCAAGATCCTGGACGTGCACATATGGGTTTCCAGTCTATGTTCAGGTCCCTTTATTGCCCAAAGACAATAGAAACTGCGAGAAGGCCTAGTGATAATCCTTCAGTATCAGCCAAAGAAAGCATGGAGTCTCATAAATCATTTATTAATGTGATGCCAATATCATTCTACAGGGAGAATGATGAATCTTGCAATAAGCTACTTATGGATAATAATAACTCAGACCACCATACATCTGGGGGAAATGGAGGAGATCCATCAATTCAGACTTCATCCCAACCCCATATACTATCTGTGAATAATGATTCTACTCCGGAGACTTCAAAGACGAAATCAATAGAGAAAAAGAATTTAACCACACTTACATGCAGCAACGAAAAAGAAGCACTAAGATCCATAGACACTTGGCTGGATAAACAAAAAACTGTGAGTTTTGAAGACAAGTCATTGCATATACCATCTGAAGGGGAAGCGATGCCGAACATTTTTTCGAAAAATGATCTATCTCGGAGCTTGTGGATCACTCGGTTTTCGTCCAGGACTCCTACTCCTGCATTAGATTCAGACCAGTGCAATAATGCAGAAATTAAGCTGGAAGACTCATCTGGACTCATAAAACATGGTCATTCTAATTCTTCGTTTTCGTCCAGGACTCCTATGGGTAAGGATAAATTGAAATATCCTACCAATCTTCAGGCTTCTATTGGCTTTAACAGGGTTGTAGAGCACAATCATAAGAACCCATTGTGTAGGATAGATTCACGGCCTCCAACATTTAAAAGCTTAGAACCTATGGCTTCTGCATTTGCCAGGAGACTGGAAGTCCTCAAGAGTATACCTTCTGTTACTCGAGACGATCCAACTCCTTTTAGAATAAAATGCCTTTACTGTGGCAGAAGTGGTCACGGTTTAGTCAGTTGCTCGGAGGTTCAAAAATCTGACTTAGTGGACCTTATGAAAAATATTAGTTCTAATGATGCAGCAAACGGATCTGATCATCGGTGCATAAAATGTCTTCAACTAGGGCATTTGGCCATTTCTTGTTCCATTGCATCTTCAAGCAGACAGCaacaatcacataaaaatgcTCCCATACATATGTATCAGACAGCTGATACAGTTAAGATTTATAAGAGCAGTGAACCATATTCTAGTATGTTATTCACAAAGGAGAGCCACTGCAAAGTCCCTAGTGATCATAGCACTTCCAGTGGACATAAAACACCGGGCTCAGAAAGAAGGGTGACGTGTCGTGATGATGTTCAAAATGATAATTCCTCATGTTACAAGGGGCTTGAGGTGAAAGAAAATCAGGTCTCAACGTTGTGTAAATCCATATCCTGTGATGCATTAAACATATTTGAAGCTGTCAGGAAGCTTCGCTTGTCTCGCACGGACATCCTCAA ATGGATGAATTTGAATAGACCACTTGTACATCTGAATGGATATTTTTTAAGGTTGCGGCTTAGGAAGTGGGAAACGAAACTGGGTGGCACGGGGTACTATGTTGCATGCATTAATG AACTGCATAGAGAAGTGATGTTAAGTAGTTCTGAAAGATCCATCTTTGTCAGTGTTGGGGATATTAGATGCTCTGTTGAAAGCCAGTACATTTCAAATCACAACTTCTCTGAG GAAGAGCTTATAACATGGTGGAACGCAATCATGAAAAATGGGGAAATACCTGCGTTGAATGATTTAAGAAGAAAATCTGAAGAGAAGCATAAGCTAGGATTGTAG
- the LOC141683065 gene encoding uncharacterized protein LOC141683065 isoform X1 has protein sequence MTEDSRDMKLGLPLSYPNPSVRTRIETSSGAGVNADSRIDTTLMEHRTENIPSFPWDAGPSNMTLAHDGKSIGDQKVTQLPVEPTVNSEAGLPYESSRTHHSGMSGAMVEANPIEECAVHFKKKQECNHEEKAFCCQNDDQSEDIARSKTDAAAGRRNKNIDDALPLLECKTKDVSSSKDVSSGNQMLDIKARGFEKAPMEGLESSAENEVLHVIENNAFGQSEKGSRVESSYPAEVSGTLEENKINMLHEKGKQIILFGKNINESTSKSEDDSHDSVESSNSATLSSKEKKRRNFEKQLIVGSKRIKSLPQEAPTLTSSTKPDSSFVNWISNMVKGLVKANQDECPLALGLGHPRDRLNCYDQQNQACNNIQDPGRAHMGFQSMFRSLYCPKTIETARRPSDNPSVSAKESMESHKSFINVMPISFYRENDESCNKLLMDNNNSDHHTSGGNGGDPSIQTSSQPHILSVNNDSTPETSKTKSIEKKNLTTLTCSNEKEALRSIDTWLDKQKTVSFEDKSLHIPSEGEAMPNIFSKNDLSRSLWITRFSSRTPTPALDSDQCNNAEIKLEDSSGLIKHGHSNSSFSSRTPMGKDKLKYPTNLQASIGFNRVVEHNHKNPLCRIDSRPPTFKSLEPMASAFARRLEVLKSIPSVTRDDPTPFRIKCLYCGRSGHGLVSCSEVQKSDLVDLMKNISSNDAANGSDHRCIKCLQLGHLAISCSIASSSRQQQSHKNAPIHMYQTADTVKIYKSSEPYSSMLFTKESHCKVPSDHSTSSGHKTPGSERRVTCRDDVQNDNSSCYKGLEVKENQVSTLCKSISCDALNIFEAVRKLRLSRTDILKWMNLNRPLVHLNGYFLRLRLRKWETKLGGTGYYVACINELHREVMLSSSERSIFVSVGDIRCSVESQYISNHNFSEEELITWWNAIMKNGEIPALNDLRRKSEEKHKLGL, from the exons ATGACTGAGGACAGTAGAGATATGAAACTGGGGCTTCCTCTGAGTTATCCAAATCCTTCTGTAAGGACAAGAATTGAAACCAGTTCAGGTGCAGGTGTAAATGCAGATTCGAGGATTGACACAACTCTTATGGAACATAGGACTGAAAATATACCTTCTTTCCCGTGGGATGCAGGACCAAGCAATATGACTCTTGCCCATGACGGCAAGTCCATTGGTGACCAAAAAGTAACTCAATTACCAGTTGAACCTACGGTCAATAGTGAAGCTGGTCTTCCCTATGAATCTAGTCGCACACACCACTCAG GCATGAGTGGTGCCATGGTGGAAGCGAACCCTATAGAAGAATGTGCAGTGCATTTCAAAAAGAAACAGGAATGCAACCATGAAGAGAAAGCTTTCTGCTGTCAAAATGATGACCAATCTGAAGACATAGCAAGAAGTAAAACTGACGCAG CTGCAGGTCGGCGGAATAAAAATATAGATGATGCTCTGCCCCTGCTAGAATGTAAGACCAAAGACGTCAGTAGCAGTAAAGATGTTTCTAGTGGAAACCAAATGTTGGACATAAAGGCACGTGGCTTTGAAAAAGCACCTATGGAGGGGCTCGAGTCGTCAGCTGAAAATGAAGTACTGCATGTTATTGAGAATAATGCTTTTGGGCAGAGCGAGAAAGGATCTCGAGTGGAGAGCTCTTATCCAGCTGAAGTTTCTGGGACTCTCGAGGAGAACAAAATTAATATGTTGCATGAAAAAGGCAAACAAATAATTTTGTTTGGTAAGAATATTAATGAAAGTACATCCAAAAGTGAAGACGATAGCCATGACAGTGTGGAAAGTTCCAATAGCGCGACTTTATCTTCAAAAGAAAAGAAACGGAGAAATTTTGAAAAACAGTTGATTGTTGGGAGCAAAAGAATCAAAAGTTTACCACAAGAAGCTCCAACTTTGACATCTTCTACAAAACCAGATAGTTCTTTtgtgaactggatatcaaacATGGTTAAGGGCTTAGTTAAAGCAAACCAAGATGAATGTCCTCTTGCTCTTGGACTCGGTCATCCCAGAGACCGGCTTAATTGCTATGATCAACAAAATCAAGCTTGCAATAACATCCAAGATCCTGGACGTGCACATATGGGTTTCCAGTCTATGTTCAGGTCCCTTTATTGCCCAAAGACAATAGAAACTGCGAGAAGGCCTAGTGATAATCCTTCAGTATCAGCCAAAGAAAGCATGGAGTCTCATAAATCATTTATTAATGTGATGCCAATATCATTCTACAGGGAGAATGATGAATCTTGCAATAAGCTACTTATGGATAATAATAACTCAGACCACCATACATCTGGGGGAAATGGAGGAGATCCATCAATTCAGACTTCATCCCAACCCCATATACTATCTGTGAATAATGATTCTACTCCGGAGACTTCAAAGACGAAATCAATAGAGAAAAAGAATTTAACCACACTTACATGCAGCAACGAAAAAGAAGCACTAAGATCCATAGACACTTGGCTGGATAAACAAAAAACTGTGAGTTTTGAAGACAAGTCATTGCATATACCATCTGAAGGGGAAGCGATGCCGAACATTTTTTCGAAAAATGATCTATCTCGGAGCTTGTGGATCACTCGGTTTTCGTCCAGGACTCCTACTCCTGCATTAGATTCAGACCAGTGCAATAATGCAGAAATTAAGCTGGAAGACTCATCTGGACTCATAAAACATGGTCATTCTAATTCTTCGTTTTCGTCCAGGACTCCTATGGGTAAGGATAAATTGAAATATCCTACCAATCTTCAGGCTTCTATTGGCTTTAACAGGGTTGTAGAGCACAATCATAAGAACCCATTGTGTAGGATAGATTCACGGCCTCCAACATTTAAAAGCTTAGAACCTATGGCTTCTGCATTTGCCAGGAGACTGGAAGTCCTCAAGAGTATACCTTCTGTTACTCGAGACGATCCAACTCCTTTTAGAATAAAATGCCTTTACTGTGGCAGAAGTGGTCACGGTTTAGTCAGTTGCTCGGAGGTTCAAAAATCTGACTTAGTGGACCTTATGAAAAATATTAGTTCTAATGATGCAGCAAACGGATCTGATCATCGGTGCATAAAATGTCTTCAACTAGGGCATTTGGCCATTTCTTGTTCCATTGCATCTTCAAGCAGACAGCaacaatcacataaaaatgcTCCCATACATATGTATCAGACAGCTGATACAGTTAAGATTTATAAGAGCAGTGAACCATATTCTAGTATGTTATTCACAAAGGAGAGCCACTGCAAAGTCCCTAGTGATCATAGCACTTCCAGTGGACATAAAACACCGGGCTCAGAAAGAAGGGTGACGTGTCGTGATGATGTTCAAAATGATAATTCCTCATGTTACAAGGGGCTTGAGGTGAAAGAAAATCAGGTCTCAACGTTGTGTAAATCCATATCCTGTGATGCATTAAACATATTTGAAGCTGTCAGGAAGCTTCGCTTGTCTCGCACGGACATCCTCAA ATGGATGAATTTGAATAGACCACTTGTACATCTGAATGGATATTTTTTAAGGTTGCGGCTTAGGAAGTGGGAAACGAAACTGGGTGGCACGGGGTACTATGTTGCATGCATTAATG AACTGCATAGAGAAGTGATGTTAAGTAGTTCTGAAAGATCCATCTTTGTCAGTGTTGGGGATATTAGATGCTCTGTTGAAAGCCAGTACATTTCAAATCACAACTTCTCTGAG GAAGAGCTTATAACATGGTGGAACGCAATCATGAAAAATGGGGAAATACCTGCGTTGAATGATTTAAGAAGAAAATCTGAAGAGAAGCATAAGCTAGGATTGTAG
- the LOC141683065 gene encoding uncharacterized protein LOC141683065 isoform X2 codes for MTEDSRDMKLGLPLSYPNPSVRTRIETSSGAGVNADSRIDTTLMEHRTENIPSFPWDAGPSNMTLAHDGKSIGDQKVTQLPVEPTVNSEAGLPYESSRTHHSGMSGAMVEANPIEECAVHFKKKQECNHEEKAFCCQNDDQSEDIARSKTDAGRRNKNIDDALPLLECKTKDVSSSKDVSSGNQMLDIKARGFEKAPMEGLESSAENEVLHVIENNAFGQSEKGSRVESSYPAEVSGTLEENKINMLHEKGKQIILFGKNINESTSKSEDDSHDSVESSNSATLSSKEKKRRNFEKQLIVGSKRIKSLPQEAPTLTSSTKPDSSFVNWISNMVKGLVKANQDECPLALGLGHPRDRLNCYDQQNQACNNIQDPGRAHMGFQSMFRSLYCPKTIETARRPSDNPSVSAKESMESHKSFINVMPISFYRENDESCNKLLMDNNNSDHHTSGGNGGDPSIQTSSQPHILSVNNDSTPETSKTKSIEKKNLTTLTCSNEKEALRSIDTWLDKQKTVSFEDKSLHIPSEGEAMPNIFSKNDLSRSLWITRFSSRTPTPALDSDQCNNAEIKLEDSSGLIKHGHSNSSFSSRTPMGKDKLKYPTNLQASIGFNRVVEHNHKNPLCRIDSRPPTFKSLEPMASAFARRLEVLKSIPSVTRDDPTPFRIKCLYCGRSGHGLVSCSEVQKSDLVDLMKNISSNDAANGSDHRCIKCLQLGHLAISCSIASSSRQQQSHKNAPIHMYQTADTVKIYKSSEPYSSMLFTKESHCKVPSDHSTSSGHKTPGSERRVTCRDDVQNDNSSCYKGLEVKENQVSTLCKSISCDALNIFEAVRKLRLSRTDILKWMNLNRPLVHLNGYFLRLRLRKWETKLGGTGYYVACINELHREVMLSSSERSIFVSVGDIRCSVESQYISNHNFSEEELITWWNAIMKNGEIPALNDLRRKSEEKHKLGL; via the exons ATGACTGAGGACAGTAGAGATATGAAACTGGGGCTTCCTCTGAGTTATCCAAATCCTTCTGTAAGGACAAGAATTGAAACCAGTTCAGGTGCAGGTGTAAATGCAGATTCGAGGATTGACACAACTCTTATGGAACATAGGACTGAAAATATACCTTCTTTCCCGTGGGATGCAGGACCAAGCAATATGACTCTTGCCCATGACGGCAAGTCCATTGGTGACCAAAAAGTAACTCAATTACCAGTTGAACCTACGGTCAATAGTGAAGCTGGTCTTCCCTATGAATCTAGTCGCACACACCACTCAG GCATGAGTGGTGCCATGGTGGAAGCGAACCCTATAGAAGAATGTGCAGTGCATTTCAAAAAGAAACAGGAATGCAACCATGAAGAGAAAGCTTTCTGCTGTCAAAATGATGACCAATCTGAAGACATAGCAAGAAGTAAAACTGACGCAG GTCGGCGGAATAAAAATATAGATGATGCTCTGCCCCTGCTAGAATGTAAGACCAAAGACGTCAGTAGCAGTAAAGATGTTTCTAGTGGAAACCAAATGTTGGACATAAAGGCACGTGGCTTTGAAAAAGCACCTATGGAGGGGCTCGAGTCGTCAGCTGAAAATGAAGTACTGCATGTTATTGAGAATAATGCTTTTGGGCAGAGCGAGAAAGGATCTCGAGTGGAGAGCTCTTATCCAGCTGAAGTTTCTGGGACTCTCGAGGAGAACAAAATTAATATGTTGCATGAAAAAGGCAAACAAATAATTTTGTTTGGTAAGAATATTAATGAAAGTACATCCAAAAGTGAAGACGATAGCCATGACAGTGTGGAAAGTTCCAATAGCGCGACTTTATCTTCAAAAGAAAAGAAACGGAGAAATTTTGAAAAACAGTTGATTGTTGGGAGCAAAAGAATCAAAAGTTTACCACAAGAAGCTCCAACTTTGACATCTTCTACAAAACCAGATAGTTCTTTtgtgaactggatatcaaacATGGTTAAGGGCTTAGTTAAAGCAAACCAAGATGAATGTCCTCTTGCTCTTGGACTCGGTCATCCCAGAGACCGGCTTAATTGCTATGATCAACAAAATCAAGCTTGCAATAACATCCAAGATCCTGGACGTGCACATATGGGTTTCCAGTCTATGTTCAGGTCCCTTTATTGCCCAAAGACAATAGAAACTGCGAGAAGGCCTAGTGATAATCCTTCAGTATCAGCCAAAGAAAGCATGGAGTCTCATAAATCATTTATTAATGTGATGCCAATATCATTCTACAGGGAGAATGATGAATCTTGCAATAAGCTACTTATGGATAATAATAACTCAGACCACCATACATCTGGGGGAAATGGAGGAGATCCATCAATTCAGACTTCATCCCAACCCCATATACTATCTGTGAATAATGATTCTACTCCGGAGACTTCAAAGACGAAATCAATAGAGAAAAAGAATTTAACCACACTTACATGCAGCAACGAAAAAGAAGCACTAAGATCCATAGACACTTGGCTGGATAAACAAAAAACTGTGAGTTTTGAAGACAAGTCATTGCATATACCATCTGAAGGGGAAGCGATGCCGAACATTTTTTCGAAAAATGATCTATCTCGGAGCTTGTGGATCACTCGGTTTTCGTCCAGGACTCCTACTCCTGCATTAGATTCAGACCAGTGCAATAATGCAGAAATTAAGCTGGAAGACTCATCTGGACTCATAAAACATGGTCATTCTAATTCTTCGTTTTCGTCCAGGACTCCTATGGGTAAGGATAAATTGAAATATCCTACCAATCTTCAGGCTTCTATTGGCTTTAACAGGGTTGTAGAGCACAATCATAAGAACCCATTGTGTAGGATAGATTCACGGCCTCCAACATTTAAAAGCTTAGAACCTATGGCTTCTGCATTTGCCAGGAGACTGGAAGTCCTCAAGAGTATACCTTCTGTTACTCGAGACGATCCAACTCCTTTTAGAATAAAATGCCTTTACTGTGGCAGAAGTGGTCACGGTTTAGTCAGTTGCTCGGAGGTTCAAAAATCTGACTTAGTGGACCTTATGAAAAATATTAGTTCTAATGATGCAGCAAACGGATCTGATCATCGGTGCATAAAATGTCTTCAACTAGGGCATTTGGCCATTTCTTGTTCCATTGCATCTTCAAGCAGACAGCaacaatcacataaaaatgcTCCCATACATATGTATCAGACAGCTGATACAGTTAAGATTTATAAGAGCAGTGAACCATATTCTAGTATGTTATTCACAAAGGAGAGCCACTGCAAAGTCCCTAGTGATCATAGCACTTCCAGTGGACATAAAACACCGGGCTCAGAAAGAAGGGTGACGTGTCGTGATGATGTTCAAAATGATAATTCCTCATGTTACAAGGGGCTTGAGGTGAAAGAAAATCAGGTCTCAACGTTGTGTAAATCCATATCCTGTGATGCATTAAACATATTTGAAGCTGTCAGGAAGCTTCGCTTGTCTCGCACGGACATCCTCAA ATGGATGAATTTGAATAGACCACTTGTACATCTGAATGGATATTTTTTAAGGTTGCGGCTTAGGAAGTGGGAAACGAAACTGGGTGGCACGGGGTACTATGTTGCATGCATTAATG AACTGCATAGAGAAGTGATGTTAAGTAGTTCTGAAAGATCCATCTTTGTCAGTGTTGGGGATATTAGATGCTCTGTTGAAAGCCAGTACATTTCAAATCACAACTTCTCTGAG GAAGAGCTTATAACATGGTGGAACGCAATCATGAAAAATGGGGAAATACCTGCGTTGAATGATTTAAGAAGAAAATCTGAAGAGAAGCATAAGCTAGGATTGTAG
- the LOC141683065 gene encoding uncharacterized protein LOC141683065 isoform X3, translated as MTEDSRDMKLGLPLSYPNPSVRTRIETSSGAGVNADSRIDTTLMEHRTENIPSFPWDAGPSNMTLAHDGKSIGDQKVTQLPVEPTVNSEAGLPYESSRTHHSGMSGAMVEANPIEECAVHFKKKQECNHEEKAFCCQNDDQSEDIARSKTDAAAGRRNKNIDDALPLLECKTKDVSSSKDVSSGNQMLDIKARGFEKAPMEGLESSAENEVLHVIENNAFGQSEKGSRVESSYPAEVSGTLEENKINMLHEKGKQIILFGKNINESTSKSEDDSHDSVESSNSATLSSKEKKRRNFEKQLIVGSKRIKSLPQEAPTLTSSTKPDSSFVNWISNMVKGLVKANQDECPLALGLGHPRDRLNCYDQQNQACNNIQDPGRAHMGFQSMFRSLYCPKTIETARRPSDNPSVSAKESMESHKSFINVMPISFYRENDESCNKLLMDNNNSDHHTSGGNGGDPSIQTSSQPHILSVNNDSTPETSKTKSIEKKNLTTLTCSNEKEALRSIDTWLDKQKTVSFEDKSLHIPSEGEAMPNIFSKNDLSRSLWITRFSSRTPTPALDSDQCNNAEIKLEDSSGLIKHGHSNSSFSSRTPMGKDKLKYPTNLQASIGFNRVVEHNHKNPLCRIDSRPPTFKSLEPMASAFARRLEVLKSIPSVTRDDPTPFRIKCLYCGRSGHGLVSCSEVQKSDLVDLMKNISSNDAANGSDHRCIKCLQLGHLAISCSIASSSRQQQSHKNAPIHMYQTADTVKIYKSSEPYSSMLFTKESHCKVPSDHSTSSGHKTPGSERRVTCRDDVQNDNSSCYKGLEVKENQVSTLCKSISCDALNIFEAVRKLRLSRTDILKWMNLNRPLVHLNGYFLRLRLRKWETKLGGTGYYVACINGRAYNMVERNHEKWGNTCVE; from the exons ATGACTGAGGACAGTAGAGATATGAAACTGGGGCTTCCTCTGAGTTATCCAAATCCTTCTGTAAGGACAAGAATTGAAACCAGTTCAGGTGCAGGTGTAAATGCAGATTCGAGGATTGACACAACTCTTATGGAACATAGGACTGAAAATATACCTTCTTTCCCGTGGGATGCAGGACCAAGCAATATGACTCTTGCCCATGACGGCAAGTCCATTGGTGACCAAAAAGTAACTCAATTACCAGTTGAACCTACGGTCAATAGTGAAGCTGGTCTTCCCTATGAATCTAGTCGCACACACCACTCAG GCATGAGTGGTGCCATGGTGGAAGCGAACCCTATAGAAGAATGTGCAGTGCATTTCAAAAAGAAACAGGAATGCAACCATGAAGAGAAAGCTTTCTGCTGTCAAAATGATGACCAATCTGAAGACATAGCAAGAAGTAAAACTGACGCAG CTGCAGGTCGGCGGAATAAAAATATAGATGATGCTCTGCCCCTGCTAGAATGTAAGACCAAAGACGTCAGTAGCAGTAAAGATGTTTCTAGTGGAAACCAAATGTTGGACATAAAGGCACGTGGCTTTGAAAAAGCACCTATGGAGGGGCTCGAGTCGTCAGCTGAAAATGAAGTACTGCATGTTATTGAGAATAATGCTTTTGGGCAGAGCGAGAAAGGATCTCGAGTGGAGAGCTCTTATCCAGCTGAAGTTTCTGGGACTCTCGAGGAGAACAAAATTAATATGTTGCATGAAAAAGGCAAACAAATAATTTTGTTTGGTAAGAATATTAATGAAAGTACATCCAAAAGTGAAGACGATAGCCATGACAGTGTGGAAAGTTCCAATAGCGCGACTTTATCTTCAAAAGAAAAGAAACGGAGAAATTTTGAAAAACAGTTGATTGTTGGGAGCAAAAGAATCAAAAGTTTACCACAAGAAGCTCCAACTTTGACATCTTCTACAAAACCAGATAGTTCTTTtgtgaactggatatcaaacATGGTTAAGGGCTTAGTTAAAGCAAACCAAGATGAATGTCCTCTTGCTCTTGGACTCGGTCATCCCAGAGACCGGCTTAATTGCTATGATCAACAAAATCAAGCTTGCAATAACATCCAAGATCCTGGACGTGCACATATGGGTTTCCAGTCTATGTTCAGGTCCCTTTATTGCCCAAAGACAATAGAAACTGCGAGAAGGCCTAGTGATAATCCTTCAGTATCAGCCAAAGAAAGCATGGAGTCTCATAAATCATTTATTAATGTGATGCCAATATCATTCTACAGGGAGAATGATGAATCTTGCAATAAGCTACTTATGGATAATAATAACTCAGACCACCATACATCTGGGGGAAATGGAGGAGATCCATCAATTCAGACTTCATCCCAACCCCATATACTATCTGTGAATAATGATTCTACTCCGGAGACTTCAAAGACGAAATCAATAGAGAAAAAGAATTTAACCACACTTACATGCAGCAACGAAAAAGAAGCACTAAGATCCATAGACACTTGGCTGGATAAACAAAAAACTGTGAGTTTTGAAGACAAGTCATTGCATATACCATCTGAAGGGGAAGCGATGCCGAACATTTTTTCGAAAAATGATCTATCTCGGAGCTTGTGGATCACTCGGTTTTCGTCCAGGACTCCTACTCCTGCATTAGATTCAGACCAGTGCAATAATGCAGAAATTAAGCTGGAAGACTCATCTGGACTCATAAAACATGGTCATTCTAATTCTTCGTTTTCGTCCAGGACTCCTATGGGTAAGGATAAATTGAAATATCCTACCAATCTTCAGGCTTCTATTGGCTTTAACAGGGTTGTAGAGCACAATCATAAGAACCCATTGTGTAGGATAGATTCACGGCCTCCAACATTTAAAAGCTTAGAACCTATGGCTTCTGCATTTGCCAGGAGACTGGAAGTCCTCAAGAGTATACCTTCTGTTACTCGAGACGATCCAACTCCTTTTAGAATAAAATGCCTTTACTGTGGCAGAAGTGGTCACGGTTTAGTCAGTTGCTCGGAGGTTCAAAAATCTGACTTAGTGGACCTTATGAAAAATATTAGTTCTAATGATGCAGCAAACGGATCTGATCATCGGTGCATAAAATGTCTTCAACTAGGGCATTTGGCCATTTCTTGTTCCATTGCATCTTCAAGCAGACAGCaacaatcacataaaaatgcTCCCATACATATGTATCAGACAGCTGATACAGTTAAGATTTATAAGAGCAGTGAACCATATTCTAGTATGTTATTCACAAAGGAGAGCCACTGCAAAGTCCCTAGTGATCATAGCACTTCCAGTGGACATAAAACACCGGGCTCAGAAAGAAGGGTGACGTGTCGTGATGATGTTCAAAATGATAATTCCTCATGTTACAAGGGGCTTGAGGTGAAAGAAAATCAGGTCTCAACGTTGTGTAAATCCATATCCTGTGATGCATTAAACATATTTGAAGCTGTCAGGAAGCTTCGCTTGTCTCGCACGGACATCCTCAA ATGGATGAATTTGAATAGACCACTTGTACATCTGAATGGATATTTTTTAAGGTTGCGGCTTAGGAAGTGGGAAACGAAACTGGGTGGCACGGGGTACTATGTTGCATGCATTAATG GAAGAGCTTATAACATGGTGGAACGCAATCATGAAAAATGGGGAAATACCTGCGTTGAATGA